acaggaacaagtagggttaagtgccttgttcaagggcacatcgacagattttccacctagtcagctcggggattcgaacaaGCAACAGTTTGGTtactttaacctgtctcctccccttcatctacactgattgaagtggatttaagaggcgacatcaataagggagcatagctttcacttggattcacctggtcagtctatgtcatggaaagaacatgtgttcctaatgttttgtacacccagtGTAACTGTTCAATGGCTGACATTGTTCGACGGCAGTGACATCCACATACAGGCACGGAACTCCCATCGTTTCTTCTTCTTTCCCACCAACAAAGCCAAAGCAAGCCGTGAAGATGCTGACATTCTGAAGACACGTTCTGTTTGCGTTTCTCACCGTGATTGGTCTCGCAGGCCACAATCTCTCTGATACGGTGTTCGGTGGCATTAACCCCTGTCTGCGCGCAGAGATATGACCCGCGGATTCCCCCGTTCACCTGTCCATCGCTGCATAAGGACCACCCCGCGGCAGGTGGGTCTCAGATACCCGCGTCAAACAGTGCAGTGTTTGCCGAGGGCATTGATTTGCGCACGGTAAATTCTGTTCAATCATTATCGGACTGCGGGTCAGAGAATACAGACACAAATATAAACTAAGTCGCGAACTTTTCCGTTTTGTGTAAACAGTGAGACCAATGGCTTAGGTGCAACAGGGTCACATGATAATGACACACCTGTCCAGGGCCTATAGCGGCGCCAGGCGCACGAGCAGCACAGGTAGAGCAGAGCACAATATTCCACGCTGCGTAGGCTATAGGGCGCAGGTACGTGTGCACACACACCCGTTGGATAGCCCTGGCCCTCGGCAGTCATGAATCGAGAAGATCACTACTATTCTCCCGCGCAGCTGTTCAAGAACTCCTGCGCCTACCAGAGTCCACACAGCGAGGACTACAGCCACAGCCCTCCGCCCTGCCTCTACATGGCCCGGCAGGCTCAGTCCGTCTACTCCTCGCCCTCCATCGGAGGGCTAGACCAGGCGAGTCTCCCTGACATTGCTCCTTACAGTATTCCCATGCGAGAGGACCCGGGTGTGCCGCAGCTCCACCACCCCCAGGCGCCCCAGCAGACTCTCCAGCCAGGGGGTTACGAATATCCGGGGGGGTTGGCTCTGTGTGCCGATAGGAACAAATATCACCTGCCTTTCCCCTGGATGAAAACAACCAAGTCTCACGCGCACACCTGGAAGGGACAGTGGGCAGGTAAACTCACTGCAGTCACCTTGGGCATTTTCTCATGGTTATTATTACCGCAGTGCTGCAAAGAAAGGAATTAATCTATGGCCTCTCAATGAATCTTTACGCACACATTTATAGGAATATTGCAGACCTTTCTTTTATGGTAGGCCTATCGAAATGGATTCGTTTGAACACTTAGTTTGAACACGTTATTTTATACTGTACAAATATTAGACAAGTTAAACTAAATACAATATTTCAACAAAAGTATTTCTTCAATAGTTAACAATTGAACATTCGGGAGTTTTATTTAGCCAATAGCAAGAGAGTGAGTGTTATGTATAGAGAATTCATCAACAATTACACTGAACATTAAGTAGAATTCAAAAGCTATTTAGCCCAACTCTCGCATTCATTATACCATATTGCTGCTTTGTGTTTAGGCTAGCTATGCCACTGCTGTGAATATAGACCTTAGGAATGACCAAACGTTAGTCGGCATAAATGTTCATGAAGTTTGAATATACCGAGGCTTTTGTGCACGTATAAGGACTTAAATGACATCATGATGtctacaatatacagtatgtcgtGGGTGTGTGTCAGTTTACCTTGTCAATGAATCTGTAAAGGACCTGTGTTCCCCTCATATAAACCACAATGTTTTGTATGCCTCTGAAAGTGTGCCTCCTGTCTCAAATTCCAAGTTGCGATTTACTTCAAATATGTGAACATTTCAGTTGTGGCTATTTATTTGTTAATGATTGTCTAATGGCAGGTATGATCCATATAAGTCTTCATGAAAAATGTTTCGTATTACATATGAAAGTGTCTTACAATAACCTTAGTTATATCAATATATGTTTTAATGTAAAATATATTAAAGGGTATATAATTAACGTTGAGTGTTTAGGGATAACAGAAAATAATTTGTCAACTCTTAATCCTAAAAGTATTTTCTGTTGCGGCCATTTTAAATCAACTCGGTTCAGCGGGTCAATGGGAGCAtttaggattattattatttttttgctaaaataattcaaacagttttcaaACCAATCACACAGCATTTGCGTTGGTTTCAATTAAACGGATGTATGTTACTATGGATTTAATTTGTTAAATAAATTGAGGGTAATAACAAGTGGAAAAGTTGATAAGTCTCAAGCAGAATCGGATCTTCTCAATTATTGCTTAGGCCTATAAACAATGATTATCTCAACTCAACATTCATCAAATATGATATAAACAATATTGTTTGTTGGCCTATTATTAAGACAATTATCATAGAAATGTGTTTATTATAACCTCATTAGGAGATATGTGTttttattatttgttatttaAGAAAATCATGTAACTACAAGCGATTAAATTTTCTTAACTAATTTCGATAAAAGTTTATTTCAGTGAAAATAGTTTCTTCAGCGGACAAACGCCACTGCATGAATGAGCCAACTCTAAATCTATGAAGCAGATCAAGTAATTCATGGAATAGATTTTAATTGTATATTTTTAAATCAACGAATCCCTTCACCAATATATCTGAACGAAAGTTTAACAAGTGAGCCATAATTTCAGAATTAAAAACGCAAATTAATTGTAGTGGTAACAGTGGGAAAGTATAAGGGT
This window of the Oncorhynchus keta strain PuntledgeMale-10-30-2019 chromosome 4, Oket_V2, whole genome shotgun sequence genome carries:
- the LOC118378057 gene encoding pancreas/duodenum homeobox protein 1-like, whose protein sequence is MNREDHYYSPAQLFKNSCAYQSPHSEDYSHSPPPCLYMARQAQSVYSSPSIGGLDQASLPDIAPYSIPMREDPGVPQLHHPQAPQQTLQPGGYEYPGGLALCADRNKYHLPFPWMKTTKSHAHTWKGQWAGPYMVEAEENKRTRTAYTRAQLLELEKEFLFNKYISRPRRVELALTLSLTERHIKIWFQNRRMKWKKEEDKKRVRGVDPEQDSSITSGDLKDEAGVGVGGAGHPTTTTPPSPLNAHSMLGSRDSA